The sequence below is a genomic window from Desulfomicrobium macestii.
GGCAGGATCAAGGCCCGTGAACGTGCCCCCGAAAAATCCCAGCCCAAATGGCCCGCTTTCCAGGGACAGACGTTCGCTCAGCGCATCCAGGGCGTCTTCAAGCCGAAGGCCCCCAAGCCCTGTCTGGGCATGCTGATCGCAGAAAACGCAACGGCTGGGACAGCCGGCAAAAGGCAAAAAAACCGGAAGAAGCCTGAGTCTCTTTTGCGACGGTTCAGGATGGGAAAAATGATGCCTGGAAATTTTTGTCATATTTGCCAAAAAGAAAAAAAAACAAGCTGTTAGGCTTGAAAAAAAAACCTACGTTGGATATTGCACATTCAAGAATAGCCATTTCAAGCGGCAACTTACGACCATTCTTCCAAAAATCGCATTTATTTCAGGAAGATAGACATATCGTCATCCGGGAGCTTCCCGGACCAGGAGGACTGATGAGCAACAATACGCTGACGAAAGCAGAAATTGTCGACAACATTTACGAAAAGTCGGAGCGCAATCGTGCCGAGGTCAAGGCGCAGGTTGAAACCATGCTCGACATCATGAAGGAAGCGGTCAAGAAAGACCACTCCCTTCTCATCAGCGGATTCGGCAAGTTCGAAGCCTACGAAAAAGACGCGCGCAAGGGCCGCAACCCCCAGACCAGCGAATCCATAATCCTGTCCGAGCGCAAGGTTGTGGTCTTCCGCATTTCGCGTAAGCTGCGAGCCGAGCTCAATCCGCAATAATAAAGCACCCCGGGCTTTCTTTGGTCAAACGCAGCCGCATCGACTCCGCTTCGCCAAGGCTGGAGAAAGCCCCGACCTGCACCCGCCAGAACGTAGTGCCGTGCAACTCGCCTTTCGCGATCCTGGTGCCCGCAAAGCCCCGGGAAACAAGACGCGATCTGAGTCTGCGCGCATTTTCCTCG
It includes:
- a CDS encoding integration host factor subunit alpha, with amino-acid sequence MSNNTLTKAEIVDNIYEKSERNRAEVKAQVETMLDIMKEAVKKDHSLLISGFGKFEAYEKDARKGRNPQTSESIILSERKVVVFRISRKLRAELNPQ